In Streptomyces sp. RFCAC02, the following proteins share a genomic window:
- a CDS encoding hemolysin family protein, translating to MTEVLLLLLALALTLACALFVAAEFSLTTVERADLERAAESGDRRAAGALTAVRRLTFQLSGAQLGITVTSLVIGMLAEPALATLLRPAIGATGLPDGVAGPLAVALGVALSTVVLMVIGELVPKNWAISRPLTVAKAVAAPQRGFTAAFAPFIRHLNDTANRLVRRAGLEPAEELASARTPQELIALARHSAAEGVLPPDSAELFVRTLHLGELTAENVMTPRIDVHALHVSATAADAANLTLATGLSRFPVHRDGLDDIAGVVNIKDVLALDEGARAGTPVSALMTEALLVPDSVPVDRLLDQLRGTRSLAVVVDEYGGTAGVVTLEDIVEEVVGEVRDEHDPAEAPDLATLGTGTWEADGGIRVDQLAAMGLAVPDGPYETVAGLVATLLARIPAAGDTVEVAGRRLTVLSTAHHRADRVRIDTLQPTPTTPDHAGDAR from the coding sequence GTGACCGAGGTTCTGCTGCTGCTGTTGGCCCTCGCCCTGACCCTGGCCTGCGCGCTCTTCGTCGCGGCCGAATTCTCGCTGACCACGGTCGAGCGCGCCGACCTGGAACGCGCCGCCGAATCCGGCGACCGGCGCGCCGCCGGCGCGCTGACCGCCGTGCGGCGCCTCACGTTCCAGCTCTCCGGCGCCCAGCTCGGCATCACGGTGACCTCCCTGGTCATCGGCATGCTCGCCGAACCCGCCCTCGCCACGCTGCTGCGCCCCGCGATCGGCGCCACCGGCCTGCCCGACGGCGTCGCGGGGCCCCTGGCCGTCGCGCTCGGCGTGGCCCTGTCGACGGTCGTGCTCATGGTGATCGGCGAGCTGGTCCCCAAGAACTGGGCCATCTCCCGCCCCCTGACCGTCGCGAAGGCGGTCGCCGCCCCCCAGCGGGGCTTCACGGCGGCCTTCGCACCGTTCATCCGCCATCTCAACGACACGGCGAACCGCCTCGTACGGCGCGCCGGCCTGGAACCGGCGGAGGAGCTGGCCTCGGCCCGCACCCCCCAGGAACTCATCGCCCTCGCGCGCCACTCGGCCGCCGAGGGCGTTCTTCCCCCCGACTCCGCCGAACTGTTCGTCCGCACCCTCCACCTCGGCGAACTCACCGCCGAGAACGTCATGACCCCCCGTATCGACGTCCACGCGCTGCACGTCTCGGCCACCGCCGCCGACGCGGCGAACCTGACGCTCGCCACCGGCCTGTCCCGCTTCCCCGTCCACCGCGACGGCCTCGACGACATCGCCGGCGTCGTGAACATCAAGGATGTCCTCGCCCTGGACGAGGGCGCCCGCGCCGGCACCCCCGTGTCGGCCCTCATGACCGAGGCCCTCCTCGTCCCCGACAGCGTGCCGGTGGACCGCCTCCTCGACCAGCTCAGGGGCACCCGCTCCCTCGCCGTCGTCGTGGACGAGTACGGCGGCACCGCCGGCGTCGTCACCCTGGAGGACATCGTCGAGGAGGTCGTCGGCGAGGTCCGCGACGAGCACGACCCCGCCGAGGCCCCCGACCTCGCCACACTCGGCACCGGCACCTGGGAGGCGGACGGCGGCATCCGCGTCGACCAGCTCGCCGCGATGGGCCTGGCCGTGCCGGACGGCCCGTACGAGACGGTCGCGGGGCTCGTGGCCACCCTCCTCGCCCGCATACCGGCGGCCGGGGACACCGTCGAGGTGGCGGGCCGGCGCCTGACCGTCCTGTCCACCGCGCACCACCGTGCCGACCGGGTCCGCATCGACACGCTCCAGCCGACCCCCACCACTCCGGACCACGCGGGTGATGCCCGATGA
- a CDS encoding hemolysin family protein, translating to MIAFQLAIGALTLVTNAFFVGAEFALISVRRDQIEPRAQAGERSARTVLWALKHLSAMLATAQLGITVSSLVLGAVAEPAIVHLLEPAFDAVGMPHPLVHPIAFAIALALATYAHMLFGEMVPKNIALAAPERAALLLGPPLVGVTRALRPFVFGINAFANALLRLLKVEPKDEVASVFTDDELARIVQDSSDAGLLEAGESERLRVALSLGTRNVAELVVPLGRMVTVDHRVTPRRLERAAAASGYSRFPVTGPGHTVLGFLHVKDALEAPARDRPFPREALHPVIRITPSTPLDDALTAMRAASTHLAAVTSDKGALLGFVTMEDVLTELVGPPTAPAA from the coding sequence ATGATCGCGTTCCAACTGGCCATCGGCGCGCTCACCCTGGTGACGAACGCCTTCTTCGTCGGCGCCGAGTTCGCCCTGATCTCCGTGCGCCGCGACCAGATCGAGCCGCGCGCGCAGGCGGGGGAGCGGAGCGCCCGCACCGTCCTGTGGGCGCTGAAGCACCTGTCGGCCATGCTCGCCACGGCGCAGCTCGGCATCACGGTGTCCTCGCTGGTCCTGGGCGCCGTCGCCGAACCGGCCATCGTCCACCTCCTCGAACCGGCCTTCGACGCCGTCGGCATGCCGCACCCGCTGGTCCACCCGATCGCGTTCGCCATCGCGCTGGCCCTCGCGACGTACGCGCACATGCTGTTCGGCGAGATGGTCCCGAAGAACATCGCCCTGGCCGCGCCCGAGCGCGCCGCGCTGCTCCTCGGCCCGCCCCTGGTGGGCGTGACGCGCGCGCTGCGTCCGTTCGTCTTCGGCATCAACGCCTTCGCGAACGCCCTGCTGCGTCTGCTGAAGGTCGAGCCGAAGGACGAGGTGGCGTCCGTCTTCACCGACGACGAGCTGGCCCGCATCGTGCAGGACTCCAGCGACGCGGGCCTGCTGGAGGCGGGTGAGAGCGAGCGCCTGCGGGTCGCCCTGTCCCTCGGCACGCGCAACGTCGCCGAGCTGGTCGTCCCCCTCGGCCGCATGGTGACGGTCGACCACCGCGTGACCCCGCGCCGCCTGGAGCGCGCGGCCGCCGCGTCGGGCTACTCGCGCTTCCCGGTGACCGGGCCGGGTCACACGGTGCTGGGCTTCCTCCATGTGAAGGACGCCCTGGAGGCACCGGCCCGCGACCGGCCGTTCCCCCGGGAGGCGCTGCACCCGGTGATCCGCATCACGCCGAGCACGCCGCTCGACGACGCCCTCACCGCGATGCGCGCGGCGTCCACGCACCTCGCCGCCGTCACGAGCGACAAGGGCGCGCTGCTCGGGTTCGTGACCATGGAGGACGTGCTGACGGAACTGGTCGGCCCGCCGACCGCCCCGGCGGCCTGA
- a CDS encoding DNA-formamidopyrimidine glycosylase family protein, producing MPEGDTVRHTADRLGAALTGRRLVRAELRVPRHATADLRGRTVLDVTPRGKHLLTRLDGGLTLHSHLRMTGAWRVHPAGRGFSGGPAHEIRAILGTADATAVGYRLPVLDLVRTADEHRLVGHLGPDLLGPDWDAAEARRRLLADPDRPVGDALLDQRSLAGVGNVFMNELCFLARVTPWLPAGLLPDPDALLADAWRLLDANRGGGPRTTTGPETVARSGRRLYVYGAAGRPCARCRTAIRVAYGEPAGGHRRPAYWCPRCQQGPAPGGRAQRPAA from the coding sequence ATGCCCGAAGGAGACACCGTCCGGCACACCGCCGACCGCCTGGGGGCCGCGCTCACCGGCCGCCGGCTGGTCCGTGCCGAGCTGCGCGTCCCCCGGCACGCGACCGCCGACCTGCGCGGCCGTACGGTCCTGGACGTGACGCCGCGCGGCAAGCACCTCCTCACCCGGCTCGACGGCGGCCTCACCCTCCACTCGCACCTGCGGATGACCGGCGCCTGGCGGGTCCACCCCGCCGGCCGCGGCTTCTCCGGCGGCCCGGCGCACGAGATCCGCGCGATCCTCGGCACGGCCGACGCCACCGCCGTCGGCTACCGCCTGCCCGTCCTCGACCTCGTGCGCACCGCGGACGAGCACCGGCTCGTCGGACACCTCGGCCCCGACCTGCTGGGTCCCGACTGGGACGCGGCCGAGGCGCGCCGCCGGCTGCTGGCCGACCCGGACCGGCCCGTCGGCGACGCGCTCCTCGACCAGCGCAGTCTGGCCGGTGTCGGCAACGTCTTCATGAACGAGCTGTGCTTCCTCGCCCGCGTCACTCCCTGGCTGCCGGCGGGCCTGCTCCCCGACCCGGACGCCCTGCTCGCCGACGCGTGGCGGCTCCTGGACGCCAACCGCGGCGGCGGCCCCCGTACGACGACCGGCCCGGAGACCGTGGCGCGGTCCGGGCGGCGCCTGTACGTCTACGGCGCGGCCGGGCGGCCGTGCGCGCGGTGCCGCACCGCGATCCGGGTCGCGTACGGGGAGCCGGCCGGCGGGCACCGGCGGCCCGCGTACTGGTGCCCCCGCTGCCAGCAGGGGCCGGCCCCCGGCGGCCGGGCGCAGCGGCCGGCCGCCTGA
- a CDS encoding ABC transporter ATP-binding protein — protein sequence MKRKSTPSPDPADGRHSDAEVSASERELFGGPLVYDTSWARHEEERHRLGLRAMAAGMPRLITTAAGLAWHADRRLTLAVVAAELGRGVAQALGLVGVNSVLASLLAGGDITDRLRDALPALTFVCVTAVIGTLLGALSTVAGGPLKPRVERIARERYLRRAYQVEMAAMEDDEFHRLLDSAQYGAVSARDMIGHCVAVLTALISITAAGTILTALHPVLLPMLLLIVVPRAAATLTVARRKYRSFHRWVQHNRAAQTLAHLLTDTEAASEIRVHGAGPYLLRHFRGMSLSQEREQARLARLDARTGLVAAACTGAATAGIYAVLGGLLWSGAMALAAAGTAVLAIRTGTGQLDSLVSRVTSLHEESLYVGDLDRLLTESADRRIPEGGSPLPAAVDAVTFENVTFGYPGGDGPPALRDVSLTIPVGRGAVVALVGENGSGKSTLAKLLCGLYLPTSGTIRWDGHDAAALDRQAVFDRCAIVHQDHFRWPMTARVNVAISRSDRPVCDERLAASVEHAGLGGLLAELPRGWDTLLSRRFQGGHQLSGGQWQRLGIARAHYRDAPLLVVDEPTAALDAKAEQRVFDQIRALADGGRTIVLITHRMASVRHADLVHVLHEGRLVESGTPEALLTLGGHYRTLHDIQAAQFRPVESAAAQVPAESDVS from the coding sequence GTGAAACGCAAGAGCACCCCGTCCCCCGACCCCGCCGACGGCCGCCACTCCGACGCGGAGGTCTCCGCCTCGGAACGCGAGCTGTTCGGCGGCCCCCTCGTCTACGACACGTCCTGGGCGCGCCACGAGGAGGAGCGGCACCGCCTCGGCCTGCGGGCGATGGCCGCCGGCATGCCCCGGCTGATCACCACGGCGGCCGGCCTCGCGTGGCACGCCGACCGCCGCCTCACCCTCGCCGTCGTCGCGGCCGAGCTGGGCCGGGGCGTCGCCCAGGCGCTCGGCCTCGTCGGCGTCAACAGCGTCCTCGCCAGCCTGCTGGCCGGCGGCGACATCACCGACCGCCTGCGGGACGCCCTGCCCGCCCTCACGTTCGTCTGCGTGACCGCCGTCATCGGCACGCTGCTCGGCGCCCTGTCCACGGTGGCGGGCGGCCCGCTGAAGCCCCGTGTCGAACGCATCGCGCGCGAGCGGTACCTGCGGCGCGCGTACCAGGTCGAGATGGCGGCCATGGAGGACGACGAGTTCCACCGCCTGCTCGACTCGGCGCAGTACGGGGCCGTGTCCGCCCGCGACATGATCGGCCACTGCGTGGCCGTGCTCACCGCGCTGATCTCCATCACCGCCGCGGGGACCATTCTCACGGCGCTGCACCCGGTGCTGCTCCCCATGCTGCTGCTCATCGTGGTGCCCCGGGCCGCGGCCACCCTGACCGTCGCGCGCCGCAAGTACCGCAGCTTCCACCGCTGGGTGCAGCACAACCGGGCGGCGCAGACCCTCGCGCACCTCCTCACCGACACGGAGGCCGCGTCCGAGATCCGGGTGCACGGCGCCGGCCCGTACCTCCTGCGGCACTTCCGCGGCATGTCCCTCAGCCAGGAGCGCGAACAGGCCCGCCTCGCCCGCCTCGACGCCCGTACCGGCCTGGTCGCCGCCGCCTGCACGGGCGCGGCCACCGCCGGGATCTACGCGGTGCTCGGCGGCCTGCTGTGGTCGGGCGCCATGGCGCTGGCCGCCGCCGGCACGGCCGTCCTCGCCATCCGCACGGGCACGGGCCAGCTCGACAGCCTGGTCAGCCGCGTCACCTCGCTCCACGAGGAGTCCCTGTACGTCGGCGACCTCGACCGGCTCCTCACCGAGTCCGCCGACCGCCGCATCCCGGAGGGCGGCTCGCCGCTGCCCGCGGCGGTCGACGCCGTCACCTTCGAGAACGTGACGTTCGGCTACCCCGGCGGCGACGGCCCGCCCGCGCTGCGGGACGTGTCGCTGACGATCCCCGTCGGGCGCGGCGCGGTCGTCGCCCTCGTCGGCGAGAACGGGTCGGGCAAGAGCACGCTCGCCAAGCTCCTGTGCGGCCTGTACCTGCCGACGTCGGGAACCATCCGCTGGGACGGTCACGACGCGGCGGCGCTCGACCGGCAGGCCGTCTTCGACCGGTGCGCGATCGTCCACCAGGACCACTTCCGCTGGCCGATGACCGCGCGCGTCAATGTCGCGATCTCGCGCAGCGACCGCCCCGTCTGTGACGAGCGCCTCGCGGCGTCCGTCGAGCACGCCGGGCTCGGTGGTCTCCTCGCGGAGCTGCCGCGTGGCTGGGACACCCTGCTGTCGCGCCGTTTCCAGGGCGGGCACCAGCTCTCGGGCGGGCAGTGGCAGCGGCTCGGCATCGCCCGCGCCCACTACCGTGACGCGCCGCTCCTCGTCGTGGACGAGCCGACGGCCGCGCTCGACGCGAAGGCGGAGCAGCGCGTCTTCGACCAGATCCGCGCGCTCGCCGACGGCGGGCGGACGATCGTGCTGATCACCCACCGCATGGCGTCCGTGCGGCACGCGGACCTCGTGCACGTCCTGCACGAGGGGCGGCTCGTCGAGTCGGGCACCCCGGAGGCGCTGCTGACGCTCGGTGGCCACTACCGGACGCTGCACGACATCCAGGCGGCGCAGTTCCGCCCGGTGGAGTCCGCCGCCGCGCAGGTACCGGCGGAGAGCGACGTGTCGTAG
- a CDS encoding glycoside hydrolase family 15 protein, producing the protein MTRRLIEDYALLGDLHTAALVGLDGSVDWLCLPRFDSPACFAALLHDDSAGHWRLRPEGADRATRRRYREDTLVLETDWETPDGTVRVIDFMPVRGEAADIVRLVEGVSGRVTMRMDLRLRFDYGSIVPWITREGEDLQAVAGPDAVWLRTPVSLADEGGGTTARFTVAAGQRVPFVLTHRDSHLPRPHPVDPELALTETADFWRGWLSGCAYEGRWRGPVRRALITLKALTYAPTGGIVAAATTSLPEQLRGPRNWDYRFCWLRDATFTLQALLGTGFTDEARAWREWLLRAAAGDPADLQIMYGLDGRRRLTETSLDWLPGYADSSPVRIGNAAAGQFQLDVWGEVLDGLHLAREAGLAPIDSAWAVQRALLEYLEGNWDRPDDSLWETRGPRRHFTHSRVMAWAGFDRAVRAVRTHNLPGPADRWAALRDRVRAEVCEKGYDAGRNTFTRSYGSPDLDAALLLLPRVGFLPWDDPRVHGTVRAVQKELCENGLLLRYRTEDGGTADGLPGSEGAFLACSFWLADALHGTGRTAEAEELFERLLGLRNDVGLLSEEYDPHAHRHLGNTPQAFSMVGLVNTAQRLDGAHTETHTG; encoded by the coding sequence ATGACACGCCGGCTGATCGAGGACTACGCCCTGCTCGGCGACCTCCACACCGCAGCCCTGGTCGGCCTCGACGGGTCAGTCGACTGGCTGTGCCTGCCCCGCTTCGACTCCCCCGCCTGCTTCGCCGCGCTGCTGCACGACGACAGCGCGGGACACTGGCGGCTGCGCCCCGAGGGCGCCGACCGCGCCACCCGCCGCCGCTACCGCGAGGACACCCTCGTCCTGGAGACGGACTGGGAGACCCCGGACGGCACCGTGCGCGTCATCGACTTCATGCCGGTGCGCGGCGAGGCCGCCGACATCGTGCGGCTGGTCGAGGGCGTCAGTGGACGCGTGACGATGCGGATGGACCTGCGGCTGCGGTTCGACTACGGCAGCATCGTCCCGTGGATCACCCGGGAGGGCGAGGATCTGCAGGCGGTCGCCGGCCCCGACGCCGTGTGGCTGCGGACGCCCGTGTCCCTGGCGGACGAGGGCGGCGGCACCACCGCGCGGTTCACCGTGGCGGCCGGGCAGCGCGTGCCGTTCGTCCTCACCCACCGGGACTCCCACCTGCCGAGGCCGCACCCGGTCGATCCGGAGCTGGCGCTGACGGAGACGGCCGACTTCTGGCGCGGGTGGCTCAGCGGCTGCGCGTACGAGGGGCGCTGGCGCGGACCCGTACGGCGCGCCCTGATCACGCTGAAGGCCCTCACGTACGCGCCGACCGGCGGCATCGTCGCCGCCGCGACCACCTCGCTGCCCGAGCAGCTCCGCGGCCCCCGCAATTGGGACTACCGCTTCTGCTGGCTGCGGGACGCGACGTTCACGCTCCAGGCGCTGCTGGGCACCGGCTTCACCGACGAGGCCCGCGCGTGGCGGGAGTGGCTGCTGCGGGCCGCGGCCGGCGACCCGGCGGACCTGCAGATCATGTACGGCCTCGACGGCAGGCGGCGGCTGACCGAGACCTCGCTCGACTGGCTGCCGGGCTACGCGGACTCCTCACCGGTACGGATCGGGAACGCCGCGGCGGGCCAGTTCCAGCTCGACGTGTGGGGCGAGGTCCTCGACGGCCTGCACCTGGCGCGCGAGGCCGGGCTCGCGCCCATCGACAGCGCGTGGGCCGTGCAGCGCGCCCTGCTGGAGTACCTGGAGGGCAACTGGGACCGCCCCGACGACAGCCTGTGGGAGACCCGCGGCCCGCGCCGGCACTTCACGCACTCCCGGGTGATGGCGTGGGCCGGTTTCGACCGGGCGGTGCGCGCCGTGCGCACCCACAACCTGCCCGGCCCCGCCGACCGGTGGGCCGCGCTGCGCGACCGCGTGCGCGCCGAGGTGTGCGAGAAGGGCTACGACGCCGGGCGCAACACGTTCACCCGGTCGTACGGCTCGCCCGACCTGGACGCGGCGCTGCTGCTCCTGCCGCGCGTCGGGTTCCTGCCCTGGGACGACCCGCGGGTGCACGGCACGGTGCGGGCCGTCCAGAAGGAGCTGTGCGAGAACGGCCTCCTCCTGCGGTACCGCACGGAGGACGGCGGCACGGCCGACGGGCTGCCCGGCTCGGAGGGCGCGTTCCTGGCCTGCTCGTTCTGGCTGGCCGACGCCCTGCACGGCACCGGCCGCACCGCCGAGGCGGAGGAACTGTTCGAGCGGCTGCTCGGCCTGCGCAACGACGTCGGCCTGCTCAGCGAGGAGTACGACCCGCACGCCCACCGCCACCTGGGCAACACGCCACAGGCGTTCAGCATGGTCGGCCTGGTGAACACCGCCCAGCGCCTCGACGGCGCGCACACGGAGACACACACCGGGTAG
- a CDS encoding glucose 1-dehydrogenase: MRAVTIEPERKDSLTVSELPDPTPGEDDLLVEGIAVGVCGTDREIVTGEYGAAPPGRDRLVLGHESFGRVRRAPHGSGFSPGDLVAGVVRRPDPEPCGACARGQFDMCRNGRYTERGIKERDGYAAQLWTVEAAYAVPLDARLADVGVLLEPTSVVAKAWDEIERIGGRAWFEPRRVLVTGAGPIGLLGALLGAQRGLDVHVLDQVTDGPKPALVEDLGATYHTDTIDRVLDAVRPDIVLEATGAGPLVLGALAGAGAYGVVCLTGVSTPGRDLTVDAGGVNRALVLGNGAVVGSVNARTDHYRRAADALGAADAGWLGRLITRRVPLDRAPEAYGGKHPDDVKVVVTLDGPDA; the protein is encoded by the coding sequence ATGCGAGCGGTGACGATCGAGCCGGAGCGGAAGGATTCCCTGACCGTCTCCGAGCTTCCCGACCCGACCCCCGGCGAGGACGACCTGCTCGTCGAGGGCATCGCGGTCGGCGTCTGCGGGACGGACCGGGAGATCGTGACGGGCGAGTACGGCGCCGCCCCGCCGGGCAGGGACCGCCTGGTCCTCGGGCACGAGTCCTTCGGCCGGGTCAGGCGGGCGCCGCACGGCAGCGGCTTCTCCCCCGGCGACCTCGTGGCCGGCGTCGTCCGCCGCCCCGACCCCGAACCGTGCGGCGCCTGCGCCCGCGGACAGTTCGACATGTGCCGCAACGGCCGCTACACCGAGCGCGGCATCAAGGAGCGCGACGGCTACGCGGCCCAGCTCTGGACCGTCGAGGCGGCCTACGCCGTCCCGCTCGACGCCCGCCTGGCCGACGTCGGGGTCCTGCTCGAGCCGACCAGCGTCGTCGCGAAGGCCTGGGACGAGATCGAGCGGATCGGCGGCAGGGCCTGGTTCGAGCCGCGGCGCGTCCTCGTCACCGGCGCGGGGCCGATCGGCCTGCTCGGCGCCCTCCTCGGCGCGCAGCGCGGCCTGGACGTGCACGTCCTCGACCAGGTCACGGACGGCCCGAAGCCCGCGCTGGTCGAGGACCTCGGCGCCACCTACCACACGGACACGATCGACCGCGTGCTCGACGCCGTACGCCCCGACATCGTGCTGGAGGCGACCGGCGCAGGACCGCTCGTCCTCGGCGCCCTCGCCGGCGCCGGCGCGTACGGCGTCGTCTGCCTGACGGGCGTGTCCACCCCCGGCCGCGACCTGACCGTGGACGCGGGCGGCGTCAACCGCGCCCTGGTCCTCGGCAACGGCGCGGTCGTCGGCTCCGTCAACGCGCGCACCGACCACTACCGGCGCGCCGCCGACGCGCTCGGCGCGGCCGACGCCGGCTGGCTCGGCCGCCTCATCACCCGCCGCGTCCCCCTCGACCGCGCCCCCGAGGCGTACGGCGGGAAACACCCGGACGACGTGAAGGTCGTCGTCACGCTCGACGGCCCGGACGCATGA
- a CDS encoding CbiQ family ECF transporter T component, whose product MTPRLLPRALHPGAWWLWALGLAAAASRTTNPVLLALLLAAAGCVVARRRTDAPWALSFRMYVVLGGVIVAARVLFRVVFGGGSGETILLTLPEIPLPDSTGLRLLGPVAAEEVLGGAYDGLRLAAMVICVGAANTLADPKRMLKAMPGALYEVGTSVVVALTVAPQLVESVGRVRRARRLRGAREKGRRALRGIVVPVLEDALNRALALAAAMASRGYGRTGGTPARTRLLVGVLVLGGLLGIAAGLYGLLDASSPAYLGTPMLLAGTAVAVTGFALGGRRVRRSGYRPDRWRAAELLTAASGLGAAALALWADRVDPAVLNPPLAPPVWPDVSALAVAAVLTGLLPAVLTPPPPPPVPAPSAVPEEATA is encoded by the coding sequence ATGACACCGCGACTCCTGCCGCGCGCGCTGCACCCCGGCGCCTGGTGGCTGTGGGCACTCGGCCTCGCGGCCGCGGCGAGCCGCACGACCAACCCCGTCCTCCTCGCCCTGCTCCTCGCCGCCGCCGGCTGCGTCGTGGCGCGGCGGCGCACGGACGCGCCCTGGGCGCTCTCGTTCCGCATGTACGTCGTCCTCGGCGGGGTGATCGTGGCGGCCCGCGTCCTGTTCCGCGTCGTCTTCGGCGGCGGCAGCGGGGAGACGATCCTGCTCACCCTGCCCGAGATCCCCTTGCCCGACTCCACCGGCCTGCGCCTGCTCGGCCCGGTCGCGGCCGAGGAGGTGCTCGGCGGCGCGTACGACGGCCTGCGGCTGGCCGCCATGGTGATCTGCGTCGGCGCGGCGAACACCCTCGCCGACCCCAAACGCATGCTCAAGGCCATGCCCGGCGCCCTGTACGAGGTCGGCACCTCCGTGGTGGTCGCGCTGACCGTCGCCCCGCAGCTCGTCGAGAGCGTGGGCCGGGTACGCCGGGCGCGGCGGCTGCGCGGCGCCCGCGAGAAGGGCCGCCGGGCGCTGCGCGGCATCGTCGTCCCCGTCCTCGAGGACGCCCTGAACCGCGCGCTTGCCCTGGCCGCCGCCATGGCGTCGCGCGGGTACGGCCGCACCGGCGGCACCCCGGCCCGTACGCGGCTGCTGGTCGGCGTCCTCGTGCTCGGCGGGCTCCTCGGCATCGCGGCCGGCCTGTACGGGCTGCTCGACGCCTCGTCCCCCGCGTACCTCGGGACGCCGATGCTGCTGGCCGGCACCGCCGTCGCCGTGACCGGGTTCGCGCTCGGCGGGCGGCGGGTGCGCCGCAGCGGCTACCGCCCGGACCGCTGGCGCGCCGCCGAACTCCTCACCGCCGCCTCGGGCCTCGGCGCGGCGGCGCTCGCCCTGTGGGCCGACCGCGTCGATCCGGCCGTCCTCAACCCGCCGCTCGCGCCGCCGGTGTGGCCCGACGTGTCGGCCCTCGCGGTCGCCGCCGTGCTGACGGGCCTGCTGCCCGCCGTCCTGACGCCACCCCCGCCCCCGCCCGTCCCCGCGCCGTCCGCCGTCCCCGAGGAGGCCACCGCGTGA
- a CDS encoding ABC transporter ATP-binding protein, with the protein MITFEDVGFTYHGASRPALAGVDLTVSEGELCLVAGRTGAGKSTLLGAVNGLVPRFTGGTLAGRVTVAGQGTEDHPPQEFAHLVGTVGQDPLAGFVTDTVEEELAYGMEQLAIPPDVMRKRVEETLDLLDLAALRHRPLRALSGGQQQRVAIGSVLTAHPAVLVLDEPTSALDPTAAEEVLAAVLRLVHDLGTTVLIAEHRMERVLQYADRLLHLPGDGTVRDGTPADLMTDCDVAPPVVHLGRAAGWRPLPLSVRDARRRAPELRDRLAGLVPPRPATAYGGGATVLDARRVTVTHGATVAVRALDLTLRAGEVTALMGRNGAGKSSLLWALQGSGPRRSGSVAVDGTDPARRPPHEARALVGLVPQSAADLLYLHTVADECAQADTESAAAPGTCRALLDGIAPGVPDDRHPRDLSEGQRLALVLAVQLTAAPKAVLLDEPTRGLDYHAKRAFGRIVRDLADGGATVLVATHDVEFAAATADRVTVLADGAVVADGPTAHILCSSPSFAPQVAKVLRPQPWLTPEQVADALAGAAG; encoded by the coding sequence GTGATCACTTTCGAGGACGTCGGCTTCACCTACCACGGCGCTTCCCGCCCGGCCCTGGCCGGCGTGGACCTGACCGTGTCCGAGGGCGAACTGTGCCTGGTCGCCGGACGGACCGGCGCGGGCAAGTCCACGCTGCTCGGCGCCGTCAACGGCCTGGTGCCCCGGTTCACCGGCGGCACCCTCGCCGGGCGCGTCACGGTCGCGGGGCAGGGCACCGAGGACCATCCGCCGCAGGAGTTCGCCCACCTCGTCGGCACCGTCGGCCAGGACCCGCTCGCCGGCTTCGTCACCGACACCGTCGAGGAGGAACTCGCCTACGGCATGGAGCAGCTCGCGATCCCGCCGGACGTCATGCGCAAGCGGGTCGAGGAGACCCTCGACCTCCTCGACCTCGCCGCGCTCCGCCACCGCCCGCTGCGCGCCCTCTCCGGCGGCCAGCAGCAGCGGGTCGCCATCGGATCGGTCCTCACCGCCCACCCCGCCGTCCTCGTCCTGGACGAGCCGACCTCCGCGCTCGACCCGACCGCCGCCGAGGAGGTCCTCGCGGCCGTGCTGCGGCTCGTCCACGACCTCGGCACCACCGTCCTGATCGCCGAGCACCGCATGGAACGCGTCCTCCAGTACGCCGACCGCCTGCTGCACCTGCCCGGCGACGGCACCGTCAGGGACGGCACGCCCGCCGACCTCATGACCGACTGCGACGTCGCGCCGCCCGTCGTCCACCTCGGCCGCGCCGCCGGCTGGCGGCCCCTGCCGCTGTCCGTGCGCGACGCGCGCCGCCGGGCACCCGAACTCCGCGACCGCCTCGCCGGCCTCGTGCCACCGCGGCCCGCCACCGCGTACGGCGGGGGCGCGACCGTCCTCGACGCCAGGAGGGTGACCGTCACCCACGGCGCGACCGTCGCCGTCCGCGCCCTCGACCTGACCCTGCGCGCCGGCGAGGTCACCGCCCTCATGGGACGCAACGGCGCGGGCAAGTCCTCCCTGCTGTGGGCGCTCCAGGGTTCGGGTCCGCGCCGCTCCGGCAGCGTCGCGGTGGACGGCACCGACCCCGCACGCCGCCCGCCGCACGAGGCCCGCGCCCTCGTCGGGCTCGTCCCCCAGTCCGCCGCCGACCTGCTCTACCTCCACACCGTCGCCGACGAGTGCGCCCAGGCCGACACCGAGTCGGCCGCCGCACCCGGCACCTGCCGTGCCCTGCTGGACGGCATCGCCCCCGGCGTACCGGACGACCGGCACCCGAGGGACCTGTCCGAGGGGCAGCGCCTCGCCCTCGTCCTCGCCGTCCAGCTCACCGCCGCGCCGAAGGCCGTCCTGCTGGACGAGCCGACGCGGGGCCTCGACTACCACGCCAAACGCGCCTTCGGCCGGATCGTCCGCGACCTCGCCGACGGCGGCGCCACCGTCCTCGTCGCCACGCACGACGTGGAGTTCGCCGCCGCGACCGCCGACCGCGTCACCGTGCTCGCCGACGGGGCCGTCGTCGCCGACGGGCCGACCGCGCACATCCTGTGCTCGTCGCCCTCCTTCGCCCCCCAGGTCGCCAAGGTGCTGCGGCCCCAGCCCTGGCTGACGCCCGAACAGGTGGCCGACGCCCTGGCGGGGGCCGCCGGATGA